In Vagococcus hydrophili, one DNA window encodes the following:
- a CDS encoding minor capsid protein, whose translation MAKKKQRKPTYWERRSIDEEEKLKQTSIIVEDKVVNAYLKAQKYLTAEVRKIYQRYLNKSDKTEAEVKQILNTSVEPSELVRLKQLTKDISNQELKIESQNYLNGLAAKHRITRLEDLKAKSYLVSKQIADVQLTKYTDFYIDTIHNAYNKASAEAIIGQTDKSYKLTDDGKYKSYAVKNGKLVLELTDKETNKVLDTVKIKPDEPVIEFKELSTKYTKNILESNWQGSNYSKRIWNDTELLAKSLEELFTVESMTGMSEQEMVDKISKQFETSIYVARRLIRTEANYMANQAKLKGWKAHGVEKYVIVAVLDLKTSTICKGKDGKIYKVSEAICNGKEGNYPPFHPWCRTVVRAYFGKQSLQGTRIVNDPITGKTFVIKHSDAYKQWEKMLMDRHGKTDLEIAKKKIRNYKSDLKQYQKLSDEYKEENNIESFDDYQNKKYKKRGVS comes from the coding sequence ATGGCTAAAAAGAAACAAAGGAAACCAACTTATTGGGAACGTCGGTCTATTGACGAGGAAGAAAAGCTCAAACAAACCTCTATTATTGTTGAGGATAAAGTTGTTAATGCTTATCTCAAAGCTCAAAAATATCTTACTGCAGAAGTTAGAAAGATTTATCAAAGGTATCTTAATAAATCAGATAAAACAGAAGCAGAAGTTAAGCAAATACTTAATACATCAGTTGAACCATCTGAGTTAGTTAGACTTAAACAGCTAACTAAAGACATTAGTAACCAAGAATTAAAAATTGAATCTCAAAACTATTTAAACGGACTAGCTGCCAAACATCGTATAACACGATTGGAAGACTTAAAAGCTAAGTCTTATTTAGTTTCTAAACAAATTGCTGATGTCCAACTAACAAAGTATACTGATTTTTACATTGATACAATTCACAATGCATACAACAAAGCATCAGCAGAAGCTATTATTGGTCAAACTGATAAGAGTTATAAATTAACTGATGATGGAAAGTATAAATCTTATGCAGTTAAAAACGGTAAGCTTGTTTTGGAACTAACGGATAAAGAAACAAACAAAGTTTTAGATACCGTTAAAATTAAACCTGATGAGCCTGTGATCGAATTTAAAGAATTATCGACCAAATACACTAAGAACATTTTAGAAAGCAACTGGCAAGGTTCTAATTACTCCAAACGTATTTGGAATGATACTGAACTACTTGCTAAAAGTTTAGAAGAGCTTTTCACTGTTGAATCAATGACTGGTATGTCTGAACAAGAAATGGTTGATAAAATTTCCAAACAGTTTGAAACAAGCATCTATGTAGCAAGACGTTTAATCAGGACTGAAGCAAATTATATGGCTAACCAAGCAAAGCTCAAGGGTTGGAAAGCTCATGGCGTTGAGAAATATGTCATTGTTGCAGTACTTGATTTAAAAACATCAACTATCTGCAAGGGAAAAGACGGCAAAATTTATAAAGTTTCAGAAGCTATATGTAACGGAAAAGAGGGGAATTATCCACCTTTTCACCCTTGGTGTCGTACAGTTGTTAGAGCCTATTTTGGTAAGCAGTCACTTCAAGGAACAAGAATTGTTAATGATCCAATAACTGGCAAAACTTTTGTCATAAAACATTCTGATGCATACAAGCAGTGGGAAAAGATGTTGATGGATAGGCATGGTAAGACTGATTTAGAGATAGCTAAAAAGAAAATCAGAAACTATAAATCAGATTTAAAACAATATCAGAAATTATCTGATGAATATAAAGAAGAAAATAATATTGAAAGTTTTGATGATTATCAGAATAAGAAATATAAGAAAAGAGGTGTGTCATGA
- a CDS encoding ribosomal-processing cysteine protease Prp, whose translation MIIANFKEANNRYTFSITGHANFDDIGKDIVCAAVSVLTTAIVNEVNRFGVMHENNDESISFSFIAVQTSQSPTDCHLYRLYEMLKENLQEIERQYPENMKVVLE comes from the coding sequence ATGATAATAGCAAACTTTAAAGAAGCAAATAACCGTTATACATTTTCAATCACTGGTCATGCTAATTTTGATGATATTGGAAAAGATATTGTTTGTGCTGCAGTTTCTGTTCTAACAACTGCAATAGTCAATGAGGTTAATCGTTTTGGGGTTATGCATGAGAATAACGATGAATCAATCTCTTTTTCTTTTATCGCTGTTCAAACATCTCAAAGTCCTACTGATTGTCATTTGTACAGGTTGTATGAAATGTTGAAAGAAAATTTACAAGAAATAGAACGGCAATATCCTGAAAATATGAAGGTGGTGCTTGAATGA
- a CDS encoding phage portal protein gives MAIKIDRELAGNINNPSAEVLAYCIAEHQKELSRLEKLDNTYNGKHDIFNRVKESDEKLTNVMVNNAKYVTDMNVGFTFGNPIAYTPGKDKNIDPVIEAFDEMGIKKHDRELGKDLSVYGYGLELHYLSVIGDKTIPKIACVDPRGMFLVTDDTVESHPLFAVRYLQKFDLEGKAIGWNVEVYTPNWLMVYRVENLSFSDPVRIKIKQHYYGDVPAVEFRNNEEKQGDFEQAMSLINAYNVLQSDRINDKEAFIDAILVLYGFSLDGEKVENGDSLEAPSKEDGAAVEWLTKTFDEQDVDVLSKSIEKDIHKVTYTPNLNDENFAGNISGEAMKYKLFGLLQLLVTKTGYFEDGVKRRLQLTQNILNVSSKNVDVTGTKINFKPNLPINKKDIIEMIRDSQEFIPLLISLAWLDDIDDPQEVIEMLNQQKDENVERNQKALGQPSPSFYEQDNPPKEGEDE, from the coding sequence GTGGCAATTAAAATTGATAGAGAGTTAGCAGGCAATATTAATAATCCATCAGCTGAGGTTTTAGCTTATTGTATTGCTGAACATCAGAAAGAATTATCAAGACTGGAAAAGCTAGATAACACGTATAATGGCAAGCATGACATATTTAATCGTGTAAAAGAAAGTGACGAAAAGCTAACTAATGTCATGGTTAATAATGCTAAATATGTTACTGATATGAACGTTGGTTTCACATTTGGTAATCCAATAGCATACACACCAGGTAAAGATAAAAACATTGATCCAGTTATTGAAGCATTTGACGAAATGGGAATTAAAAAGCATGACCGAGAACTTGGGAAAGACTTATCTGTTTACGGTTACGGCTTAGAACTCCATTATTTATCAGTTATTGGAGATAAGACTATTCCTAAAATAGCCTGCGTTGACCCAAGAGGAATGTTCTTAGTTACTGATGATACTGTTGAATCACACCCTTTATTTGCTGTTAGATATTTACAAAAATTTGACTTAGAGGGAAAAGCAATTGGTTGGAATGTAGAAGTTTACACACCAAACTGGTTAATGGTTTATCGTGTTGAGAATTTGAGTTTCAGTGATCCAGTAAGAATTAAAATAAAACAACACTATTATGGTGATGTTCCTGCTGTAGAGTTTAGGAACAATGAAGAAAAACAAGGTGACTTTGAACAAGCTATGTCATTAATTAATGCATACAACGTTCTTCAGTCTGACAGAATTAACGATAAAGAAGCCTTTATTGATGCTATTTTGGTTTTATATGGCTTCTCTTTAGATGGTGAAAAGGTAGAAAATGGCGATTCACTCGAAGCTCCTTCAAAAGAAGATGGTGCTGCAGTTGAATGGCTAACAAAGACTTTCGATGAACAAGATGTTGATGTTTTATCTAAGTCTATTGAAAAAGATATTCATAAAGTTACTTATACGCCTAATTTAAACGATGAGAATTTCGCTGGTAACATTAGTGGCGAAGCTATGAAATATAAGTTGTTTGGATTATTGCAATTACTTGTTACTAAAACTGGTTACTTTGAAGACGGAGTGAAACGTCGCCTTCAGCTGACACAAAACATTTTAAATGTATCAAGTAAAAACGTTGATGTCACAGGGACTAAGATTAATTTTAAACCTAATCTACCAATCAATAAAAAAGACATCATTGAAATGATTCGTGACTCACAGGAGTTTATTCCATTGCTAATTAGTTTAGCTTGGCTTGATGATATTGACGACCCACAAGAAGTAATTGAAATGTTAAATCAACAAAAAGATGAAAATGTTGAGCGTAACCAAAAAGCATTGGGACAACCTAGTCCAAGTTTTTACGAGCAAGATAATCCACCTAAGGAGGGCGAAGATGAATGA
- a CDS encoding PBSX family phage terminase large subunit — protein MNKTVKDIRFSIILAPSFFSFHKSIRDGLYSSFWLNGGRGSTKSSAISLEIIHGMEKDQEANAVVFRKTKTYLRESVYEQMLWAIDSLGLTDEYHESYSPLMITKVRTGQRIIFKGAERPKKVKASKFRRGYAKFIWFEEVDEFNGMHEIRTINQSVARGGPDIKIFYSYNPPESNTNWVNVEVVQQSLRDDAFVHHSDYTSVPPEWLGPVFIAEAEHLKKVNPQKYDHEYMGKITGTGAEVFKNVTVRAITDEEIATFDKIHRGLDHGYASDPMHYTENYYDSTRRKIYIFGEVHQAGLSNIKATSEIKKINAQNGEITADSAEPRTNNEFRDLGLKIVGAKKGPGSIDHGIKWLQDLEEIIIDPYRCPNTKREFTTYELEKDSNGNFKANYPDKNNHSIDATRYSLEDEFKKRVAKVKRRPSRIR, from the coding sequence ATGAATAAAACAGTTAAAGATATAAGGTTTTCGATCATTTTAGCACCATCTTTTTTTAGTTTTCATAAAAGTATTCGCGATGGTCTATATTCTAGTTTTTGGTTAAATGGTGGACGTGGTTCAACTAAATCATCTGCTATATCACTTGAAATCATTCACGGAATGGAAAAAGACCAAGAAGCTAATGCTGTTGTCTTTCGTAAAACAAAAACTTATTTAAGAGAATCAGTTTACGAGCAAATGTTGTGGGCGATTGACTCGCTTGGTTTAACTGATGAATATCATGAGTCTTACAGTCCTTTGATGATAACTAAAGTCAGAACTGGCCAACGTATTATTTTTAAAGGAGCTGAACGACCTAAGAAAGTAAAAGCTAGTAAATTTCGTCGAGGTTATGCCAAATTCATTTGGTTTGAAGAGGTTGACGAGTTTAACGGCATGCATGAGATAAGAACAATTAATCAATCAGTTGCTCGTGGTGGTCCTGATATTAAAATCTTTTATTCTTACAATCCACCTGAAAGCAATACTAATTGGGTTAATGTGGAAGTGGTTCAACAAAGTTTAAGAGATGATGCCTTTGTACATCATAGTGACTATACAAGTGTTCCTCCTGAATGGCTTGGACCAGTATTTATTGCTGAAGCTGAACATCTTAAAAAAGTTAATCCACAGAAATATGACCATGAGTATATGGGTAAAATCACAGGTACTGGTGCCGAAGTATTTAAGAATGTCACTGTTAGAGCTATTACTGATGAAGAAATAGCAACCTTTGACAAAATACATCGAGGGCTTGACCACGGTTATGCATCAGACCCAATGCACTACACAGAAAATTATTACGATTCAACTCGTAGAAAGATTTATATCTTTGGAGAAGTCCATCAAGCAGGACTTAGCAACATTAAAGCCACAAGTGAGATTAAAAAGATTAATGCTCAAAATGGTGAAATTACTGCTGATAGTGCTGAACCTAGAACGAACAACGAGTTTAGAGATTTAGGACTTAAAATAGTTGGTGCTAAAAAAGGACCAGGATCAATTGACCACGGAATTAAATGGTTACAAGATTTAGAAGAAATCATTATTGACCCGTACCGTTGTCCGAATACTAAAAGAGAGTTCACTACTTATGAGCTTGAAAAAGATAGCAACGGAAACTTTAAAGCAAATTATCCGGATAAAAATAATCACTCGATTGATGCTACAAGATATTCACTTGAAGATGAATTCAAGAAACGAGTGGCTAAAGTTAAGAGACGACCATCAAGAATAAGATAG
- the terS gene encoding phage terminase small subunit — protein sequence MNEEIKEKALELYQKDWKYKDIAAELNISVNTFKSWVRRYGWTKNKGAPKQEKVHPKKVGPPKGSRNALGNSGGAAPKQNKNAVKTGEYETIYSEYLTDEEKSLFDKQVDSSLVLSQEIHLLRVRQLRMLKRLEQAENGLNDNEKSILYELRGRKTLIEAKGKKIPVDVDQELMQTEIQERVTRKIDDVLRIEEALTRVSAQLARSVKQYEEIDLIYARTRYTIAQTEKALLNNDRGKRGENDGEGQTIINIIDDIG from the coding sequence ATGAATGAAGAAATCAAAGAAAAAGCATTAGAACTATACCAGAAAGATTGGAAATATAAAGACATTGCAGCTGAATTAAATATTTCAGTAAACACATTTAAATCTTGGGTACGTCGGTATGGATGGACTAAAAATAAGGGTGCACCCAAGCAAGAAAAGGTGCACCCTAAAAAAGTAGGTCCACCTAAAGGTAGTAGAAATGCTTTGGGTAATTCTGGTGGCGCAGCTCCAAAACAAAATAAAAACGCCGTTAAAACTGGCGAGTATGAAACAATTTATTCTGAATATCTAACTGATGAAGAGAAGAGTCTATTTGATAAACAAGTAGATTCTTCTCTTGTTTTGTCGCAAGAGATACACCTTTTAAGAGTAAGACAGCTTAGAATGTTGAAACGTTTAGAACAAGCTGAAAACGGCTTAAACGATAACGAAAAATCTATCCTATATGAATTACGTGGTAGAAAAACACTTATTGAAGCGAAAGGGAAAAAGATTCCTGTTGACGTTGATCAAGAATTAATGCAAACAGAAATACAGGAACGAGTTACAAGAAAGATTGATGATGTATTAAGAATTGAGGAAGCCTTAACGAGAGTTTCAGCACAGTTAGCACGTTCTGTTAAACAGTATGAAGAAATAGACCTTATCTATGCTAGGACTCGTTACACGATCGCTCAGACTGAAAAAGCATTACTTAATAACGATAGAGGTAAGCGTGGAGAGAACGACGGCGAAGGTCAAACAATTATTAATATTATTGATGACATAGGATAG
- a CDS encoding ParB N-terminal domain-containing protein: MKLKLMPIVELNAAEYNPRIKLEKGMPEYERLKSSIQEFGFVDPPIFNIQTKNLVGGHQRVQVAKDLGYKEINVSIVDMPLEREKQLNIALNKISGHWDETKLTELLESFDSAQLELSGFSDVELTDLIDSMNKPMTLADKVKNNPINSNLFDSFLFPPFSYLDTKSKRWLDRKNLWKSIGIKSELGRDDNLVFNDNLKAPGLEGTSIFDPVLCELAYRWFTPYKNSNILDPFAGGSVRGITANIIGHNYNGIDLRKEQVEANYKNADEIGLSNINWVCDDSLNMSDHFSDESMDLVFTCPPYFDLEVYSDDKSDISNMDYESFEKVYASILRNASMKLKENRFAIVVISDVRDNKGFYRDLTGLTKKSFADEGLFFYNDLVLLNTAGSAALRARQSMNNRKIVRIHQNVLVFYKGNPKEIKSHFEPLEVLENDLETLLESLEE, from the coding sequence ATGAAACTAAAATTAATGCCAATCGTTGAATTGAATGCTGCTGAATATAACCCAAGAATTAAACTTGAAAAAGGTATGCCAGAATATGAAAGATTAAAAAGCTCAATTCAAGAATTCGGCTTTGTTGACCCACCTATATTTAATATCCAAACTAAAAACTTAGTTGGTGGCCATCAACGAGTACAAGTCGCAAAAGACTTAGGATATAAGGAAATAAATGTTTCTATAGTTGATATGCCTTTGGAGAGAGAAAAACAATTAAACATTGCTTTGAATAAAATATCAGGTCATTGGGACGAAACAAAACTAACAGAGTTACTTGAATCATTCGATAGCGCACAATTAGAATTGAGCGGGTTCTCTGACGTCGAATTAACAGATTTGATTGATAGTATGAATAAACCTATGACACTTGCAGACAAGGTTAAAAACAACCCTATCAACTCCAATTTATTCGATTCTTTCTTATTTCCGCCGTTTTCTTATCTTGATACTAAGTCTAAAAGGTGGCTTGATAGGAAAAATCTTTGGAAGTCTATTGGAATCAAAAGCGAATTAGGTCGTGATGATAATTTAGTATTCAACGATAATTTAAAAGCTCCAGGACTGGAAGGTACTTCAATATTTGACCCAGTTCTTTGTGAGTTAGCTTATCGTTGGTTCACGCCATACAAAAATAGTAATATTTTGGATCCATTCGCTGGTGGTTCTGTTAGAGGGATAACCGCAAATATTATTGGCCATAATTACAACGGTATTGATTTAAGAAAAGAACAAGTCGAAGCTAATTATAAGAACGCTGATGAAATAGGCTTAAGTAATATTAATTGGGTTTGTGATGATAGCTTAAATATGAGTGATCACTTTAGTGATGAATCAATGGACTTAGTTTTTACGTGTCCACCTTATTTTGATTTAGAAGTTTATTCTGATGATAAATCAGATATTAGCAATATGGATTATGAATCATTTGAAAAAGTTTATGCTTCTATCTTAAGAAATGCTTCAATGAAGTTGAAAGAAAACAGGTTCGCAATTGTTGTTATTTCAGATGTTAGAGATAACAAAGGTTTTTATCGTGATTTAACTGGACTAACAAAGAAATCTTTTGCTGATGAAGGCTTATTCTTCTACAACGACTTAGTTTTATTAAACACTGCCGGTTCTGCAGCATTAAGAGCAAGACAAAGCATGAATAATAGGAAAATCGTTAGAATTCATCAAAATGTTTTAGTCTTTTATAAAGGTAATCCCAAAGAAATCAAGAGCCATTTTGAACCTTTAGAAGTTCTTGAAAATGATTTAGAAACTCTGCTGGAATCCCTCGAAGAATAG
- a CDS encoding helix-turn-helix domain-containing protein, producing MPEGERLITEVLWDNLEDYRVKNKMTVSELCKKAGYSKANYFSYKKKRTPINLTTIQRLAWALGVKTLDLFEDWSEQ from the coding sequence ATGCCTGAAGGTGAACGGCTTATAACAGAAGTTCTTTGGGATAACTTAGAAGATTACCGTGTAAAAAACAAAATGACTGTTTCTGAATTGTGTAAAAAAGCTGGTTACAGTAAGGCAAATTATTTTTCTTACAAAAAGAAAAGAACGCCAATAAATTTAACCACAATACAACGATTAGCTTGGGCTTTAGGAGTTAAAACTTTAGATTTATTTGAAGATTGGTCAGAACAATGA
- a CDS encoding RusA family crossover junction endodeoxyribonuclease produces the protein MEIKIVIPGQPIQQERPRSRIVQAKGKAPFVSVYDSKRSKDNKAFIASCAVQVKPDVPLDCDLEVEVIFYRELLKSFSKKKTEQALAGQLRPNTKPDIDNYVKAVFDGINGIIWKDDARVVDLKTSKYYSDKPRTEVIVRTIESQQEKLF, from the coding sequence TTGGAAATTAAAATTGTTATACCTGGTCAGCCGATTCAACAAGAACGACCACGTTCAAGAATAGTTCAAGCAAAAGGAAAAGCGCCTTTTGTGAGTGTGTATGATTCAAAAAGAAGTAAAGACAACAAAGCTTTTATTGCTAGTTGTGCAGTACAAGTTAAGCCGGACGTTCCACTTGATTGTGATTTAGAAGTTGAGGTTATCTTTTACAGGGAGCTTCTAAAGTCGTTTTCTAAGAAAAAAACGGAACAAGCACTAGCTGGCCAATTAAGGCCAAATACGAAACCGGATATTGATAACTATGTAAAAGCAGTTTTTGATGGTATTAACGGAATTATTTGGAAAGATGATGCTCGTGTAGTTGATCTAAAAACATCTAAGTATTATTCAGACAAGCCACGAACAGAAGTAATTGTTAGAACGATTGAAAGCCAACAAGAAAAATTATTTTAA
- a CDS encoding ATP-binding protein: MNFDLLNKVKKTNEICQFHSIPLIQLKDKRPFCTECQKEKIENNEKEMTNRAVKENHLRRTVQMLEKDSIIGDPTLWKASFDNYAIDNEETSQALKKAKIIAAKYVDKENHFNTILTGVPGVGKSHLGMSILKLVNENYEDYGSCLFVSISDVLRLVKDSFNNPKSKYTENNMTNLLIKADLLVLDDFGSESSFKAENTESSEYNQKFLFNVLNARTRTIITTNLTSDQMYRIYNPKIISRLHRGVDGNIIKFTQATKDKRSGISY; this comes from the coding sequence ATGAACTTTGATTTGTTGAACAAAGTAAAAAAGACTAATGAAATATGTCAGTTTCACTCAATACCGTTGATACAGCTGAAAGACAAAAGACCGTTTTGTACTGAATGCCAAAAAGAAAAAATTGAAAATAACGAAAAAGAAATGACAAATAGAGCCGTTAAAGAAAATCATCTTAGAAGAACCGTTCAAATGCTTGAGAAAGATTCTATTATCGGCGACCCTACACTTTGGAAAGCCTCTTTTGATAATTATGCCATCGACAACGAAGAGACGTCACAGGCTTTGAAAAAGGCGAAAATCATTGCTGCTAAGTACGTTGATAAAGAAAATCATTTCAATACAATTTTAACTGGAGTACCTGGTGTTGGTAAAAGTCATTTGGGCATGTCGATTTTAAAGCTGGTTAATGAAAACTATGAAGATTATGGAAGTTGCTTGTTTGTTTCGATTAGTGACGTGCTAAGACTTGTCAAAGATAGCTTTAACAATCCTAAAAGTAAATACACCGAAAACAATATGACTAACTTATTAATAAAAGCAGATTTACTTGTTTTAGATGATTTTGGCAGTGAATCAAGTTTTAAAGCTGAAAACACAGAATCTAGTGAGTACAATCAAAAGTTTTTATTCAACGTTTTAAACGCTAGGACAAGAACGATAATCACAACTAATTTAACCAGTGATCAAATGTATAGGATTTACAATCCAAAAATTATTAGCCGTCTGCACAGGGGAGTAGACGGCAACATAATTAAGTTCACGCAGGCAACAAAGGATAAACGAAGCGGAATAAGTTATTAG
- a CDS encoding DnaD domain-containing protein, translating into MSEQGWITIHRGVRDHWLYEEKRTFSKYEAWIDLLMDANHKDKKILFDGNLVEVQRGQVITSLRKICNRWGWSNNKAKRFLNLLQEDEMIIWKSTTKKTVVTIVNYDFYQGGKIEKAPPGFNSRTDDESNVTEKSTGNAHSNTPLVQSDTPISEKPKAPQKHTKSISEAHQKHTNNNVNNDNNVNKIDDDDSKSENVISVYEKVFGMANPIIIENIDYWCKDLSSELVIAALKKSAENDAFNFKYTERILRDWEKNNVKTLEDVSALDKKFEKKNTKKQTSAKPILENNSEVSY; encoded by the coding sequence ATGTCAGAACAAGGTTGGATAACTATCCATAGAGGTGTACGTGATCACTGGCTATATGAAGAAAAAAGAACATTTTCAAAGTATGAAGCGTGGATTGACCTTTTGATGGATGCTAATCACAAAGATAAAAAAATATTATTTGATGGCAATTTAGTAGAAGTTCAACGAGGTCAAGTAATAACTTCATTAAGAAAAATATGTAACAGGTGGGGCTGGTCAAACAATAAAGCTAAACGGTTTTTAAATCTACTTCAAGAAGATGAAATGATAATTTGGAAAAGCACCACCAAAAAAACCGTTGTAACCATTGTCAATTATGACTTCTATCAAGGTGGCAAAATAGAAAAAGCACCACCCGGTTTTAACTCACGAACTGATGATGAATCGAACGTGACCGAAAAAAGCACCGGCAATGCACATAGCAATACACCATTAGTACAAAGTGATACACCAATTAGCGAAAAACCAAAAGCACCACAGAAGCATACCAAAAGCATATCAGAAGCACACCAAAAGCATACAAACAACAATGTAAACAATGATAACAATGTAAACAAAATAGATGATGATGATAGCAAATCAGAAAACGTTATATCTGTTTATGAAAAAGTGTTTGGTATGGCCAATCCAATTATTATTGAAAATATTGATTATTGGTGTAAAGACCTAAGTTCTGAATTAGTTATTGCAGCTTTAAAAAAATCAGCTGAAAACGATGCGTTTAACTTTAAATATACCGAACGCATTCTTAGAGATTGGGAAAAGAATAATGTTAAAACTTTAGAAGATGTTTCAGCGCTTGATAAAAAGTTTGAGAAAAAAAATACTAAAAAGCAAACTTCAGCAAAACCAATACTAGAAAACAACTCGGAGGTGAGCTATTAA
- a CDS encoding MBL fold metallo-hydrolase: MISIKSFGSSSDGNGYLIDDGNSQLLIECGVSLKKILPQMKHNLTKVAGLLVSHEHRDHCKYIKKIVDETAFDIFSTKGTREAMFEDEVLRLEKTDRYRFNTMKYKETVTIGTWEVTPFKLQHDVREPSGFMIDNTAGDRLIFITDSYYIKYQFPNVTHIMIEMNYEKETMKENLAHDKKRQERLLESHFDYKRAIQFIQNNKSTYLQEVWLLHLSDSNSNEKLFKEETQKVVGVPVYVA; the protein is encoded by the coding sequence TTGATTAGTATAAAATCATTTGGTTCTAGCAGTGACGGCAACGGCTACTTAATTGATGATGGCAACTCACAATTATTAATTGAATGTGGTGTTTCATTAAAGAAGATTTTACCTCAAATGAAACATAACTTAACAAAAGTAGCCGGCTTGCTGGTTTCTCATGAGCATAGAGACCATTGCAAATATATTAAAAAGATAGTTGATGAAACGGCGTTTGATATTTTTTCTACAAAGGGAACTCGTGAAGCTATGTTTGAAGACGAAGTTTTACGATTAGAAAAAACTGATAGATATCGTTTCAACACTATGAAGTATAAAGAAACAGTAACAATTGGTACTTGGGAAGTAACACCTTTTAAACTTCAGCATGATGTTAGAGAGCCATCAGGATTCATGATTGATAATACAGCTGGCGATAGATTGATATTTATTACTGATAGTTACTACATCAAATATCAATTTCCAAATGTGACTCATATCATGATTGAAATGAATTATGAAAAAGAAACCATGAAGGAAAACCTAGCTCATGATAAAAAGAGGCAAGAAAGATTATTAGAAAGCCATTTTGATTACAAGCGAGCGATTCAGTTTATTCAAAATAATAAGAGTACTTACTTACAAGAAGTTTGGCTCTTACATTTATCAGATTCAAATAGTAACGAAAAATTATTTAAAGAGGAAACACAAAAAGTTGTCGGTGTTCCTGTTTATGTAGCGTAG
- a CDS encoding recombinase RecT, with protein MTNQAPAVYKSQLAKINDTYMPQIETQLHGNGINMTEYQRTCVINSISSINELLVKEGLDMSKIDQSNLTQTLMQVAALQLNATATPREVYFIKRNQKVKNGQPIQIIEMGIEGDGNDAILSRFGRNIKQVHRHWEVREDDGFTYPGYAGITVTPPSWNPKGTGKIVRVVYPVEFNDGQVEFYISEREDVKANLLAHMYNNLMWDKDKDNKKPKIKEFAETHSLDEILDDEEMQKIGNISPAWKEPQSRESMIVRKMRNRIVKKIPKDFSNAYIQQIADNVDDDFQERQLQRKEAVIIDEIEENANSEVFEPINKVDNERPANVTEDGEIQNGDFSEVTDQEPIEESSDPY; from the coding sequence ATGACTAATCAAGCACCAGCAGTTTATAAATCACAGTTAGCAAAAATTAACGATACTTACATGCCACAAATTGAAACGCAGTTACACGGAAACGGTATAAACATGACAGAGTACCAGCGAACTTGCGTGATTAACTCAATTTCATCTATCAATGAATTGTTAGTTAAAGAAGGTCTTGATATGAGTAAGATTGACCAAAGCAACTTGACACAAACATTAATGCAAGTGGCAGCACTTCAATTAAATGCCACAGCTACTCCAAGAGAAGTTTACTTTATCAAACGTAATCAAAAGGTCAAAAATGGCCAACCTATTCAAATTATTGAAATGGGAATTGAGGGTGATGGAAACGATGCAATCTTAAGTCGTTTCGGTCGTAACATTAAACAAGTTCATCGTCACTGGGAAGTTAGAGAAGACGACGGATTTACTTATCCAGGTTATGCAGGTATAACAGTTACACCGCCGAGTTGGAATCCTAAAGGAACAGGAAAAATTGTCAGAGTAGTTTATCCTGTTGAGTTTAATGATGGTCAAGTTGAGTTCTACATTTCAGAACGTGAAGATGTGAAAGCAAACTTATTAGCCCATATGTATAACAATTTGATGTGGGATAAAGATAAAGACAATAAAAAACCAAAAATTAAAGAATTTGCTGAAACTCACTCACTTGATGAAATTCTTGATGATGAAGAAATGCAAAAAATAGGTAACATTAGTCCGGCTTGGAAAGAGCCACAAAGTAGAGAATCAATGATTGTCAGAAAAATGAGAAACAGAATTGTTAAGAAAATACCTAAAGATTTTTCTAACGCATATATCCAACAAATTGCTGATAACGTGGATGATGATTTTCAAGAAAGACAGCTGCAGAGAAAAGAGGCTGTAATCATTGATGAGATAGAAGAAAATGCTAACTCCGAAGTTTTCGAACCAATAAATAAAGTTGATAACGAAAGACCGGCCAACGTAACAGAAGATGGAGAAATTCAAAACGGTGATTTTTCAGAAGTAACAGATCAAGAACCTATTGAAGAAAGCAGTGATCCATATTGA